Proteins encoded together in one Synechococcus sp. A15-62 window:
- the pstS gene encoding phosphate ABC transporter substrate-binding protein PstS: MRIAQKALLASSLLVLGAGMSASAAPKLNGAGASFPAKIYQRWFADLAKAGGPQVNYQAVGSGSGRKAFIDQTVNFGASDDPMKKKDMAKVSRGVVQIPMVGGTIAFGYNKPGCNLKLTQEQAVKVAMGMIKDWKQLGCKPGTLTWVHRSDGSGTTKAFTNSMQAFSTTWTLGTGKSVKWPAGVGAKGNSGVAGLIQNREGAIGYVNQSYIKGKVVAAALQNKSGEFLKPSVAAGAKALNGISLDKDLAGKNPNPTAKGAYPIATLTWVLAYKTGNGDKAKVVQDAFNYMLSNAAQNKAPSLGFVPLKGDILAKSKAAVNKIGK; encoded by the coding sequence ATGCGCATTGCACAAAAGGCCCTTCTCGCCTCGTCCCTGCTTGTCCTTGGGGCAGGCATGTCAGCTTCGGCAGCTCCCAAGCTGAACGGCGCTGGCGCCTCCTTCCCGGCCAAGATCTACCAGCGTTGGTTCGCTGACCTGGCCAAGGCTGGCGGCCCTCAGGTCAATTACCAGGCCGTGGGTTCCGGTTCCGGCCGTAAAGCTTTCATCGACCAGACCGTGAACTTCGGTGCATCGGATGATCCGATGAAGAAGAAGGACATGGCCAAGGTCAGCCGTGGTGTGGTCCAGATCCCGATGGTGGGTGGCACCATCGCCTTCGGTTACAACAAGCCCGGTTGCAACCTGAAGCTCACCCAGGAGCAGGCCGTCAAGGTCGCCATGGGCATGATCAAGGATTGGAAGCAGCTCGGCTGCAAGCCCGGCACCCTCACCTGGGTGCACCGTTCCGATGGCTCTGGCACCACCAAGGCCTTCACCAACTCCATGCAGGCCTTCTCCACGACCTGGACCCTCGGCACCGGTAAATCGGTGAAGTGGCCCGCTGGTGTGGGCGCCAAAGGCAACTCCGGTGTGGCCGGCCTGATTCAGAACCGTGAAGGCGCGATCGGTTACGTGAACCAGTCGTACATCAAGGGCAAGGTGGTTGCCGCCGCTCTCCAGAACAAGTCTGGTGAGTTCCTCAAGCCTTCTGTGGCTGCAGGTGCCAAGGCCCTCAATGGCATCAGCCTTGATAAAGACCTGGCTGGCAAGAACCCCAACCCCACCGCCAAAGGCGCTTACCCCATCGCCACCCTCACTTGGGTTCTGGCTTACAAAACCGGCAACGGTGACAAAGCCAAGGTGGTGCAGGACGCCTTCAACTACATGCTGAGCAACGCTGCTCAGAACAAAGCTCCGTCCCTGGGCTTCGTTCCCCTCAAGGGCGACATCCTGGCCAAGTCCAAGGCCGCTGTGAACAAGATCGGCAAGTGA
- a CDS encoding Crp/Fnr family transcriptional regulator → MLATPSADLSSTALGFKAFLENSYDNRNVVHFTAGSFVPLLKNSVWFVVRGMVKLGALSVHGDELVLGLVGPNEPFGAAFTNVEAYEAVALTDCDLFCCNLAELEQSPELALGLAKAMAARYRQAESLLALLGLRRVEERVRGFLELLAKDFGEPCEAGLRLNLRLTHQEIASALSTTRVTVTRVLGQLRDEGWLQIDASRHLVVSGTGRR, encoded by the coding sequence ATGCTTGCCACTCCGTCGGCTGATCTGAGTTCAACAGCTCTTGGTTTCAAGGCATTTCTTGAAAACAGCTACGACAATCGCAATGTTGTTCATTTTACCGCGGGAAGTTTTGTTCCTCTGCTGAAGAACAGCGTTTGGTTTGTGGTTCGCGGCATGGTGAAGCTGGGGGCGTTGTCGGTGCATGGCGATGAGCTTGTGCTGGGCCTGGTGGGTCCCAATGAACCTTTCGGTGCCGCATTCACCAATGTGGAGGCCTATGAGGCTGTAGCGCTCACCGATTGCGATCTGTTCTGCTGCAATCTGGCCGAGCTGGAGCAGTCTCCCGAATTGGCGCTTGGTCTGGCCAAGGCCATGGCCGCCCGCTACCGCCAGGCGGAGTCGCTCCTGGCCCTGCTCGGGCTACGTCGCGTTGAAGAGCGGGTGCGTGGCTTTCTGGAGCTGCTCGCCAAGGACTTTGGCGAACCCTGTGAGGCCGGGTTGCGGCTCAACCTTCGCCTGACCCATCAGGAGATCGCCAGTGCCCTGAGCACCACACGGGTCACCGTGACCCGCGTGTTGGGGCAGTTGCGGGATGAAGGCTGGTTGCAGATTGATGCCTCCAGGCATCTGGTGGTGAGCGGCACCGGCCGCCGCTGA
- the msrA gene encoding peptide-methionine (S)-S-oxide reductase MsrA yields MLPSWLSPRGGAESSAPATHAVLGTPLKAPLMADQEEAIFACGCFWGAEKGFWRLPGVVSTAVGYAGGQTEQPTYNQVCSGITGHTEVVRVVWSRPALDFSDLLKLFWECHDPTQGNRQGNDTGSQYRSAIYTFNPEHLQLALASRDAYQAALSAKGYGAITTEILADQTFYFAEDYHQQYLAKPGSRPYCSAMPTQTLLEEFEGSNYKLPKQVWDKYDWSISHCVLRSDNSPITLG; encoded by the coding sequence ATGCTTCCTTCCTGGCTGTCTCCCCGCGGCGGCGCCGAATCATCTGCACCGGCAACACACGCCGTGTTGGGAACGCCGCTGAAGGCCCCACTGATGGCCGATCAGGAGGAAGCAATCTTTGCCTGTGGGTGCTTCTGGGGCGCTGAAAAAGGGTTTTGGCGACTCCCAGGGGTGGTGAGCACTGCCGTGGGCTACGCGGGCGGCCAAACCGAGCAACCGACCTACAACCAGGTCTGCTCTGGCATAACGGGACACACGGAAGTGGTGCGCGTGGTGTGGAGCCGACCCGCTCTCGACTTCAGCGACCTGCTGAAACTGTTCTGGGAGTGCCACGACCCCACCCAGGGCAACCGGCAGGGCAACGACACCGGCAGCCAATACCGATCGGCCATTTACACGTTCAATCCGGAGCATCTACAACTGGCCCTGGCCAGTCGGGACGCTTATCAGGCCGCTCTTTCGGCCAAGGGCTACGGAGCCATTACCACCGAAATCCTGGCGGACCAAACCTTTTATTTCGCGGAGGACTACCACCAGCAGTACCTGGCCAAACCAGGCAGCCGCCCCTATTGCTCCGCCATGCCGACCCAAACGCTGCTCGAGGAATTCGAAGGATCGAACTACAAACTCCCCAAGCAGGTGTGGGACAAATACGACTGGTCCATCAGCCACTGCGTGCTTCGATCCGACAACAGCCCAATCACGCTGGGCTGA
- a CDS encoding ABC transporter ATP-binding protein — translation MAALRLDLIGRYLRPHRRTVLLGAIALVVVNVLRVTIPMEVRSVVDELQEGFSYAGVLRQAGWVVLLASTMGVIRLASRQLIFGVGRQVEVDLRQRLFEHMLRQEPDWIQSKGSGEVISRATSDVENIRRLLGFAILSLTNTLLAYALTLPAMLAIDPWLTLAAVGLYPVMLSSVRLFGGRMMRQKREQQEELSALSNLIQEDLSGIGAIKIYGQEGAEQEAFATRNRRYRDSAIRLAKTQSTLFPLLQGISSLSVLLLLAIGSGQLEAGRLSIGALVALILYVEQLVFPTALLGFTLNTFQTGQVSLERVEELLKREPKIKDPDPSDVQPHPPSERRGRFEARGLTVHYEGAERNTLNGLSFCIEPGELVAVVGAVGCGKTTLARAFGRMVPLEAGQLFLDGMDVTQMPLKTLRRDVAIVPQEGFLFTSTLADNLRYGEPEASDQRVELAAGQARLADDVKGFPDGFGTIVGERGITLSGGQRQRTALGRALLMSAPVLVLDDALASVDNNTAAAILDSIRAQDDRTIVMISHQLSAAAACDRILVMENGRIVQQGHHNALIQQPGVYKRLWERQQASQRLDALAS, via the coding sequence ATGGCCGCCCTTCGTCTCGACCTGATCGGCCGCTATCTGCGTCCCCACCGCCGAACGGTGCTGCTGGGCGCCATCGCCTTGGTGGTGGTCAACGTTCTACGGGTCACGATCCCGATGGAAGTGCGCAGCGTTGTGGACGAGCTGCAGGAGGGATTCAGTTACGCCGGCGTGCTTCGCCAGGCGGGATGGGTTGTGCTGCTTGCCAGCACCATGGGTGTGATCCGGCTGGCCTCGCGACAACTCATCTTCGGCGTGGGTCGCCAGGTGGAAGTGGATCTGCGTCAGCGCCTGTTCGAGCACATGCTGCGCCAGGAACCCGATTGGATTCAGAGCAAGGGCAGCGGTGAAGTGATCAGTCGCGCCACCAGCGATGTGGAAAACATCCGGCGCCTGCTTGGCTTCGCGATTCTCAGCCTCACAAACACTCTGCTGGCCTATGCGCTGACGCTGCCGGCGATGTTGGCGATCGATCCGTGGCTGACCCTGGCCGCCGTCGGTCTCTACCCCGTGATGCTCAGCTCAGTGCGCCTGTTCGGCGGGCGCATGATGCGTCAGAAGCGTGAGCAACAGGAAGAACTCTCCGCCCTCAGCAACCTGATTCAGGAGGATCTCTCGGGAATCGGGGCCATCAAGATCTACGGCCAGGAGGGAGCGGAACAAGAGGCCTTCGCCACACGCAACCGCCGCTACCGCGACAGCGCCATTCGGCTGGCAAAAACCCAAAGCACCCTGTTTCCGCTGCTGCAGGGCATTTCCTCCCTTTCTGTTCTTTTGCTGCTGGCCATCGGTAGCGGCCAGCTCGAAGCCGGTCGTCTGAGCATTGGGGCACTGGTGGCCCTGATCCTCTACGTGGAGCAGCTCGTCTTCCCAACAGCTCTGCTGGGATTCACGCTCAACACCTTCCAGACCGGCCAGGTGAGCCTCGAGCGGGTGGAGGAGTTGCTGAAACGGGAACCAAAGATCAAAGACCCGGATCCCTCTGATGTTCAGCCCCATCCACCGTCCGAACGCCGTGGGCGTTTTGAAGCCCGCGGCCTGACGGTGCATTACGAGGGTGCTGAACGGAACACCCTGAATGGCTTGAGCTTCTGCATCGAGCCAGGGGAGTTGGTGGCCGTGGTGGGGGCTGTGGGTTGCGGCAAGACGACGCTGGCTCGGGCGTTTGGTCGCATGGTTCCACTGGAAGCCGGACAGCTGTTCCTGGATGGCATGGATGTCACCCAGATGCCCTTGAAGACGTTGCGCCGTGATGTGGCGATCGTTCCCCAGGAGGGCTTTCTGTTCACCAGCACCCTGGCGGACAACCTTCGCTATGGCGAGCCTGAGGCCAGTGATCAGCGGGTTGAGTTGGCGGCCGGCCAAGCCCGCCTGGCTGACGACGTGAAGGGCTTCCCCGATGGTTTCGGAACCATCGTTGGGGAACGCGGCATCACGTTGAGTGGTGGTCAGCGGCAACGCACAGCCCTGGGCCGGGCCTTGCTGATGTCGGCGCCGGTGTTGGTTCTCGACGACGCCTTGGCCAGCGTCGACAACAACACAGCAGCGGCGATTCTGGATTCGATCCGTGCTCAGGATGATCGGACCATCGTGATGATCAGCCATCAACTATCAGCAGCAGCGGCCTGTGATCGCATCCTGGTGATGGAAAACGGACGGATCGTTCAACAGGGACACCACAACGCCTTGATTCAGCAGCCGGGTGTCTACAAACGTCTCTGGGAGCGTCAGCAGGCTTCGCAACGGCTGGATGCGTTGGCTTCCTGA